The window TCTTGCTATTAGAACAAAACAACAAGCTTGCTTTGCACGACCCTATTACTAAATATATTCCTGAATTACCTAAATACGCTAATGAGATTACGATTCAAGACTTGATTTATCATATTAGTGGCATGGTTGATTACATTGAATTGGCCTTGAATAAGGGGATTGATTATTCTGACGCCTTAGGACCAGAAGAAAGTTTGGCAGATTTAATTGCCTTCCCTCACCCACTTACCCCTGTCGGAACACAATTTGATTATTGTAATACAGGCTATTTTTTATTATCCATGATTATTGAGCGCGTTAGTGGCCAAAGTTATAACGAATTCGCCCAACAATATATTTTTAAACCATTACAGATGAGTAATACTTTTATTGTTGAATCGTATCCTGTTCACACAGCGATTGCTCGAGGTTATCGTGAAAATACTGAATCTGGCTATCAATTAAGCGAAAGTCTATGGACTCAAACAGGTGATGGCGCTGTTCATTCCAATGTCTTGGACTTAATGAAATGGGGTGAGAACTATACGAGTGGGAAAGTTGGTGGTAAAAAACTAGTCGAGAAAATGCTTCAAGCATTACCTTCCCATAATAGAACAGGTGAAGTCATTGAACATCACCAGCAATATGCCTATGGCGTTATTATTTCACAACACTTTGGCTTAATGCATTTCGAACATTCTGGGGGATGGGCTGGTTATGCCACCTATTTTCTACGTATACCTGATTTAGGCTTAACCGTTGCAGTTTTAGGAAATATTGAAGATTTAGATACGCAAAAAATTGCTTATGAGATCACCGATATCATTTTGACCCAATATAAGGAATTCTATGATGCCCCTGATAAATAATGATATTGCTGCATATTGGCTGAAAGAAAAAACTTCAGGCGAATGTTATTTAAATCAAAGTGATTTAGCCGTGTATGTAAACGCTCATATTGATGAAGACTATTTAGCGGTCGCTATTCAAGAACAAAATAAATATTGGCTTTCATTACATCCACAGCTCTGTGCTAAATTATCTATCACTCCCGATTTGACTAGAGAAGTTGCAGAAATATTGCGTGATACCCTCGCGGAACAATGGCATGGAGCAGACCAATTTTTTTATTTCAGCCAAGAAGCGTTATCAAAACTACAACAACAACAAATACTGAGTGATATTCGCGTATTAACAAATATAGATGCCGCCGTATTTCAATCTTTCTGTGAAGCATCTAGTGAAGATGATTTAGAAGGAGCGTCCGTAGAACTTGATCACTGGTTGGTGTACGGATTGTTTTCCAATGACCAATTAATTGCCGTTGCGAGTATGTATCCTTGGGATGATGAAAAGTTGGCTATCGCTGATTTAGGGGTTTTAACCTTATCTGAGCATCGTGGTAAAGGCCATGCACGCGAACTTGTCTCTGCCATTTGTAAAATCGCCTTAGAAAAAGGGTATCAACCACAATATCGATGCCAGCTAGACAATACTGCGTCCCTAGCACTAGCAAACTCGCTGGGGTTAATTCCATATATTAAATGGGATGTTATCGTTCACCCTAATGCTGAAATATAGAATCAATAGTAGAGAAAATAACTTTATGATTATTATAAGTAGTATTAATCAGGACAACTTATTTGATGTATGTGAATTGACCTCTAATTCAGATGGGATCGCCACAGTATTAGAAGACTATATCTGCTGTAATGCGACATCAATTGCAGAAGCAAGTTACTTCCCAAATTTTTACCCAAAAGCCTTATATTTCCAAAATAATTTAATCGGCTTTTTTATGTATAAGACAACAAGCTCTAATTTAAAAAAAGTTATGCTTTGTAGATATATGCTTGACTATAAATTTATTGGTAAAGGATTAGGTCGAAAGTCATTCAAAGCAATCCTCGATTTTTTCTCTGCGGAAGCTATCCAGCTTATTACATTAGGGATTAATGAAAAAAACACGGTAGCGAAAAACCTGTATCAGTCATTTGGCTTTGAATTTACAGGTAATATTATTGATGGAGAGCATATTTATCATTTAAATCTATGATGTAATATGTATTAATTGCCTTAGTAAGGTAATTAATTTATCGATATTTTGCTTGTTTTTAAGGGAAAAAGTCTCTATCACGAATTAGATTAACGCTCATTGGTCATCGTTTCAGTGGCCAATAGTAATAGGCAGTAACACATTGTTTTTATTACTAACGGTCACTGTGACCTCTTTAAACCTTAGCGTAACCTCACCGTTATTGGCTTAACCCTTGCTGTAATCTTGCCGATTATAATTGATATTTAACACTAAAAAATTATTGTAATTTCTATCGTCCTATTTCATATTCAAATAGAACTTAACTAAAATTAATGGGGCATTATGGACAAGGCATTAATTGTTATTGACGCACAAAATGACTATCTTTCTGATGGCCGGTTTCCCTTATGGAATATTGATACTACTTTGGAGCATATATCCAATAAAATTTTAGAGTATG is drawn from Providencia huaxiensis and contains these coding sequences:
- a CDS encoding GNAT family N-acetyltransferase, whose protein sequence is MMPLINNDIAAYWLKEKTSGECYLNQSDLAVYVNAHIDEDYLAVAIQEQNKYWLSLHPQLCAKLSITPDLTREVAEILRDTLAEQWHGADQFFYFSQEALSKLQQQQILSDIRVLTNIDAAVFQSFCEASSEDDLEGASVELDHWLVYGLFSNDQLIAVASMYPWDDEKLAIADLGVLTLSEHRGKGHARELVSAICKIALEKGYQPQYRCQLDNTASLALANSLGLIPYIKWDVIVHPNAEI
- a CDS encoding serine hydrolase domain-containing protein — translated: MSTFTDNRSAIFNNTSQNLLVWEQQFKADGPGFTYMAKFDHGVSYSGNLGFAELEQKEALTPQTIFNLASVSKQFTAFAILLLEQNNKLALHDPITKYIPELPKYANEITIQDLIYHISGMVDYIELALNKGIDYSDALGPEESLADLIAFPHPLTPVGTQFDYCNTGYFLLSMIIERVSGQSYNEFAQQYIFKPLQMSNTFIVESYPVHTAIARGYRENTESGYQLSESLWTQTGDGAVHSNVLDLMKWGENYTSGKVGGKKLVEKMLQALPSHNRTGEVIEHHQQYAYGVIISQHFGLMHFEHSGGWAGYATYFLRIPDLGLTVAVLGNIEDLDTQKIAYEITDIILTQYKEFYDAPDK
- a CDS encoding GNAT family N-acetyltransferase; translated protein: MIIISSINQDNLFDVCELTSNSDGIATVLEDYICCNATSIAEASYFPNFYPKALYFQNNLIGFFMYKTTSSNLKKVMLCRYMLDYKFIGKGLGRKSFKAILDFFSAEAIQLITLGINEKNTVAKNLYQSFGFEFTGNIIDGEHIYHLNL